GCGAATTGTAGAAATGCGGGGAAACCCGGATCGAATTCTCCCGAAAAGAGACCAGGATCTTTTCTTTGGAAAGTATTTGAAATAGCCTGGCAGTATCCTTACCTGAAAATGAGAGTATCCCTGACCTGTGTAGCGGATCAAGTGAGCTTTTAACCTGATAAAGGGAATCTTTCAAATAGTCCAGCAAGAAATCCAGAAGTCTTAAGACCTGTTTTTCAATCGCTCTTGTCCCTATTTCAGATAAAAGCTCCAAAGATGAGCACATAGTCCAGAGAGTTGAAAAAGGATAAGTCCCTATTTCAAATCTCCGGCTGGAGGCAAAAGGCTTAAGGTCGTATTTTAAAAGGTCAGAGAAATTCAGGTTCCAGTCAACACCCATCCAGCCGAAAAATGAAGGCTCGATTTTTCTCTTAGCCTGTTCAGATAGATAGAAAAATCCGGTTCCTAAAGAGGAGAGTAACCATTTCTGACCTCCACAGGCTAAAAAATCGATTTTTGCTTTTTTCACGTCCAAATCCACGCATCCCACCCCCTGGATTCCATCCACCACCAGGAAGATATCTTTTTCCTGGCAGATTTTTCCTATGGTCTCCAGATCGTTTTTAAAGCCGTTGAAAAACTGCACATAACCTAAACTTAAAACCCTGCATCTGGAGTCAATAGTTTTAAGCAGGTTATCGATGTCGAAAAAACCGTTCTTGCTTTTTATGAATTTTATCTCCACTCCTTTTCTTCTCAAATTCAGCCAGGGATAGACATTGGCTGGAAACTCCACATCTGAAAGCAAGACCTTGTCACCATTTTTCCATTTTAATCCGTTGACAGCGACATTTAAGCCATAGGAAGTATTCGGCACCAGCCCGATCTCGGATGGTTTTGCCTTTATCATTTTCGCCAGATAGGTTCTGATCCGGTCAAGCCTTTCAAAGGTCAGCTTATCCATATCCACAACTTTCTGAAGGGTCAGCGCCTCATAGTATTCGTAGGTGCTTTTGAGTGCTCTGGATGGAATCGGTCCAAAAGAGGCGTGGTTCAGAAAGGTGATCTCCCGGATGAAGGGAAACTCCTTTCTATACCTTCTCAGCTCTTTATTTTTAATTTCCCTTAAAGCCATTTATTCTCCTTATACCATCTTACAGTCTCCAAGGCTCCCTTTTTTAAATCATATTCCGGTACAAAGCCCAGGTCAGTTTTAGCCTTTGAGGTATCGCTAAGCCAGAATCTCTGGCAGAGTTCTTTAGCTCTCCCTAAATGAAGCAAAGGGGTCTTACCCAGAAGGCGCGTAAAAGCTTCTGAAAAAAAGGCGAAAGTAACCAGCAGCGATTTGGGTATTTTCAATCTAATGGCTCTCACGCCTAAGGAATCCCGGACAATCCCGAAAGCTTCAGACCAGGAATAGGTTTTTCCATCTGTAAGAAAATAGATCTGCCCTGAGCTTTTCTGGCTTTCTACTGCCAGGATCAACCCCCGGACTAGATCTTTCACATAGACCAAGGAAAGATAACTTTCTTTAAGCCCGAAGGATGGGATTATCCCCTTGTTTATCATCTGAAAGAAATACAAAATATCCTTATCCCTTGGGCCATAAACTGCAGGGGGCCTGATGATGGTAACTGGGAGTTTGTCCTTAAAGTTTAAGACCTCTTTTTCCCCCTCCAGTTTACTCTTGCCATAATCGTTAATCGGCTCGCATTTGGCGTTTTCATCTTTGGGATGAAGGTCTTTGCCTGGCCCTGCAGCAGTCTGGCTGCTTACATAGATAAATCTTTTAACATGAGGATTCATCTCAAAACAGGCTTGAACGAGATTTTTGGTTCCTGATGCATTTACCCTGAAATACTCCGCCTTATTTTTAGCCCGGGTAATTCCCGCCACATGAAAGATGAAATCCACCCCTTTTAAAGGCTCTATCAATGAGCTTTTGTCGGTTATGTCACCATATTTATATTCTACCTGCAGTCCCGAAAGGAATCTTAAGTCGCTTTTATTCCTTACCAGGCAGACAACCTCATATCCCTTTTTTAGCAGAGCTTCCACTAAATGACTGCCTACAAATCCGTTTCCGCCAGTGACTAAAGCCTTGGGACTCAAACTTTATCTCCTCGAAAAGTACAGACGCATAGCATGCGTCTTTTTGCCTTTATCTTTTTAAAAAATTTTCCCTTGACATTTCTTTAAAAAATAACTTAAATAAATCCTGATTTTTTGAAAATATCAAATTGTGAAGATTTTCGCAAGTCAAAACTGAAAACTAATTTTCGAAAAGAGGCAAAAGTTGGAACTCTTCGAGAAGTGCAAAAAGTTTACTGAGGCAAGAAAGGTCATAGCCTCCGGCTACTATCCTTACTTTATCCCTATCTCCTCAGAACAGGACACCAAGGTCACGGTACGGGGAAAAGAGATGATAATGATCGGCTCTAATAACTACCTGGGTTTAACCTCGCATCCTCAGGTTAAGCAGGCAGCCATTGACGCTATAAAAATCTATGGCTCAGGCTGTACCGGTTCACGTTTCTTGAACGGAACATTGGATATCCATGAAGAGTTAGAGAGAAGGTTAGCCCAGTTTATGAACAAGGAAGCCGCTTTGGTTTTCTCTACCGGATTTCAGACTAACCTGGGCACAATCTCTGCTCTGGTGAACAAGGGAGACTATATCATAATGGACCGGTCTGACCATGCCTCAATCGTAGACGGCTGCAGACTCTCTTTTGGAAAGGTTTTGAAGTTCAGGCATAGCAATATGTCGGATCTGAAACGGGTCTTGTCTTCTCTTCCTAAGAATGCCGGGAAACTGATCATCGTGGATGGGGTCTTCAGCATGGAGGGGGATATTGCCAAGCTGCCGGAGATTATAGACTTAGCAAAAAAACATCATGCCCGGGTGATGGTGGATGATGCACATTCCATAGGGGTTTTGGGAGAAAATGGCAGAGGCACAGCCGAGCATTTCGGCTTGGAAGATGAAGTGGATATCATAATGGGGACATTCTCCAAGTCGTTTGCCTCTATCGGCGGGTTCATAGCAGGCTCTGAGGAGGTTATCCATTATGTCAAGCATTTTTCCAGGGCATTGATCTTTTCTGCCTCTCCCCCACCCTCCGCAGTGGCAACCGTTTCCAAAGCTTTGGACATAATCATGGCTGAGCCGCAGAGGAGAAAGCACCTCTGGCAGATAACCCATCGCATGCACAGGGGTTTTAGAGAGTTAGGGTTTGACATCGGGGATACTGAGACCCCTATCATACCTATAATGGTCGGCGAAAATTTAAAAACTTTCAAGTTCTGGAAGATGCTTTTCGACCAGGGTTTATTTGCCAACACCGCCATTTCCCCCGCAGTCCCGCCCGGCACGGCCCGCATAAGAACCAGCTACATCGCCACCCACACCGACTCCCAGATGGACAGAGTCTTAGAGGTTTTCGAAAAAGTCGGGAAAAAGATGGGGGTTATTTAAATTTGGAGTGCATCATCCGTGATGATGCCCCCATTGCATCCCACCTAAGGCGGGATGCTTGCATTAACATAGTTAATGCACTCCAAAGAATAATAAAAGATAAAAATGGAAGAGACTTATAAGGTCTATGCTCACAACCCTCCTCACCTATTCAGACCTAGTTCCAAATATTTTATAACAGGTTCAACCTATCTGAAGAAGCATTTTCTTACACCTGAAAGTAGTAAAAGACGACTTTTAGATTCCATAGTTAAAGGATGTGAGAAATATAATTGGGTTTTAGAAGACTGGGTTATTCTTAACAACCATTATCATCTGATGTTAAATGCACCAGATAAAGCTGATACATTAGGTGCGATGTTTAAAGAGGTTCATAAATTTACCGCCATGTGGCTACAGGAGAATTTCCCGGAATTGAAAGATGAAAAAAAGATATTTTATAACTACTGGGATAGCTGTATCACTTTTGAAAAATCTTATTTTGCCAGGTTGAATTATATTTATTATAATCCTGTAAAACATGGCTATATTAAAGAAGCTGGTGATTACTTATGGAGTAGCTATAGATTCAGATTAAAAGAAGAATTTAATTACTTAAACGAGATAAAAGAAAAATACCCCTGGGATAAGGTGAAGGTGAAAGATGATTTCTGATATGGAGTGCACCCCGCCACAGGCGGGATGCATGTATTAACACCCTTAATGCACTCCAAAAAACTGACCACTCACCACTATAAAAAGAAGTCAATTATCTATGACGCATAATCAAGAGATAATCATCCGATCTGTCAAGACCAAAAAAGACTTAATGGCTTTCATCAAATTCCCCTGGAAAATATATAAAGATGACAAAAACTGGGTTCCGCCTTTGATCTCTGAAAGAAAAGCTTTTTTCAATCCGGAGGTAAACCCATTTTACAAGCATGCTGATGTAGTCATGTTCCTGGCAGAAAAGGACAATGAGATAGTTGGCAGAATCGCCGGATTGGTTAACTTCAAGCACATCGAGACCCACCAGGAAAAGGCCGGATTTTTTGGTTTCTTTGAGTCGATTGAGAACTTTGAGGTGGCAAAAAAGCTACTGGACGCAGTGAAAAACTTCCTCAAATCAAAAGGGATGGAGCTTATGCGGGGTCCTATGAACTTCTCGGTAAATGATGAGATCGGTTTTCTTTTGGAGGGTTTTGAGTACCCGCCCAACTTTATGATGACCTACAATCCGAAATATTATCTGGATTTTATGGAAAAATATGGAATGGTAAAAGCTAAAGATCTTTATGCCTATTATCTGGATACGAAAGTCCGCCCGCCGGAAAGGTTTAAACGAATAGCAGACTTAGTCAAGAAAAAGGAGAATATTGTAGTCAGAAAACTCAATCTGAAGGATTTTAAAGGCGAGGTTGAGAAGATAAAACAGATTTACAATTTAGCCTGGAGTAAAAACTGGGGAGCAATCCCGATGACCGATGAGGAGTTTGAATATCTGGCAAAGGATTTAAAAAAGTTAGTCGACCCGGATTTGGTCATGATCGCAGAGGTGAATGGTGAGCCAGCCGGGTTTTCTATGGCATTGCCCAATATAAACCAATTGCTGATCAAGTTAAACGGCAGGCTTTTCCCCTTTGGGATTTTCAAGCTTTTATGGTACACTAAAGTTCATAAAGTGATGGATGGTCTCAGGCTTTTGACTATGGGGGTGATTCACAAATATCAGAAAAGAGGGATAGAGACGATATTTTATACGGACACCTATTTCAACGGGGAGAAAAAAGGTTACTGTTGGGCAGAGATGTCCTGGAATTTGGAGGATAACTATTTAATCAACCACGCCCTGGAAACCTTCGGGGCTAAGCTATATAAGAAATACAGGATTTATGAGATGAAGATTTAATTAAGCTTTTGAACCCAAATACCAAGGAAGGGTTATATGAAAAGAAACCTCATTCTTTTGATGGTCATCCTCTTGTTTTCAGTAAAAAATCTACAAGCACAAGAACCAAAAGAAATCTCTTTAGACCAGATCGTCCAGAAAGTAAAAGAGCAGAAGAAAAAACAGAAGGAATACTTGAAGGATTATATCTTCAAGAGTTTGGAAACAAATAGAGAGCTGGATAGTAAGGGAAAAGTAAAGCATGAAACGAAGACCGAGAAAAAGATTTATGTTAAAGGGGATTTATCGCATGAAGAGATTTTGAGCATTCATAAGGATGGTAAGTTCTTAGATCAAAAAGAGATTAAAAAGGTGCAGGAAGAACAGAATAAAGGAGAGATAGAAAGATCAAAAAAGAAAGGCAAAACGCTCTTCCCTTTTGACCCGGAGGAGAATGAAAAATTCGACTACTATTTTGTAAAAGAGGATACCTTGAATGGGGTTCTCATCTATCTTTTAAGGGTTGAA
The sequence above is a segment of the Candidatus Zixiibacteriota bacterium genome. Coding sequences within it:
- a CDS encoding aminotransferase class V-fold PLP-dependent enzyme, whose product is MALREIKNKELRRYRKEFPFIREITFLNHASFGPIPSRALKSTYEYYEALTLQKVVDMDKLTFERLDRIRTYLAKMIKAKPSEIGLVPNTSYGLNVAVNGLKWKNGDKVLLSDVEFPANVYPWLNLRRKGVEIKFIKSKNGFFDIDNLLKTIDSRCRVLSLGYVQFFNGFKNDLETIGKICQEKDIFLVVDGIQGVGCVDLDVKKAKIDFLACGGQKWLLSSLGTGFFYLSEQAKRKIEPSFFGWMGVDWNLNFSDLLKYDLKPFASSRRFEIGTYPFSTLWTMCSSLELLSEIGTRAIEKQVLRLLDFLLDYLKDSLYQVKSSLDPLHRSGILSFSGKDTARLFQILSKEKILVSFRENSIRVSPHFYNSPEDIQRLIQVLKKV
- a CDS encoding NAD-dependent epimerase/dehydratase family protein is translated as MSPKALVTGGNGFVGSHLVEALLKKGYEVVCLVRNKSDLRFLSGLQVEYKYGDITDKSSLIEPLKGVDFIFHVAGITRAKNKAEYFRVNASGTKNLVQACFEMNPHVKRFIYVSSQTAAGPGKDLHPKDENAKCEPINDYGKSKLEGEKEVLNFKDKLPVTIIRPPAVYGPRDKDILYFFQMINKGIIPSFGLKESYLSLVYVKDLVRGLILAVESQKSSGQIYFLTDGKTYSWSEAFGIVRDSLGVRAIRLKIPKSLLVTFAFFSEAFTRLLGKTPLLHLGRAKELCQRFWLSDTSKAKTDLGFVPEYDLKKGALETVRWYKENKWL
- a CDS encoding aminotransferase class I/II-fold pyridoxal phosphate-dependent enzyme — protein: MELFEKCKKFTEARKVIASGYYPYFIPISSEQDTKVTVRGKEMIMIGSNNYLGLTSHPQVKQAAIDAIKIYGSGCTGSRFLNGTLDIHEELERRLAQFMNKEAALVFSTGFQTNLGTISALVNKGDYIIMDRSDHASIVDGCRLSFGKVLKFRHSNMSDLKRVLSSLPKNAGKLIIVDGVFSMEGDIAKLPEIIDLAKKHHARVMVDDAHSIGVLGENGRGTAEHFGLEDEVDIIMGTFSKSFASIGGFIAGSEEVIHYVKHFSRALIFSASPPPSAVATVSKALDIIMAEPQRRKHLWQITHRMHRGFRELGFDIGDTETPIIPIMVGENLKTFKFWKMLFDQGLFANTAISPAVPPGTARIRTSYIATHTDSQMDRVLEVFEKVGKKMGVI
- a CDS encoding transposase, with translation MEETYKVYAHNPPHLFRPSSKYFITGSTYLKKHFLTPESSKRRLLDSIVKGCEKYNWVLEDWVILNNHYHLMLNAPDKADTLGAMFKEVHKFTAMWLQENFPELKDEKKIFYNYWDSCITFEKSYFARLNYIYYNPVKHGYIKEAGDYLWSSYRFRLKEEFNYLNEIKEKYPWDKVKVKDDF
- a CDS encoding outer membrane lipoprotein-sorting protein, which produces MKRNLILLMVILLFSVKNLQAQEPKEISLDQIVQKVKEQKKKQKEYLKDYIFKSLETNRELDSKGKVKHETKTEKKIYVKGDLSHEEILSIHKDGKFLDQKEIKKVQEEQNKGEIERSKKKGKTLFPFDPEENEKFDYYFVKEDTLNGVLIYLLRVEPKKKDENFLDDFYWIDQKSFGVLKEEQRLSKKQKFVKEMSGERIFQEIEIKDTSDAHIFMPVSTKMKGEGGFLFMKKKFEMEMVYSEFQLNVGISDEIFPR